One window from the genome of Nomascus leucogenys isolate Asia chromosome 12, Asia_NLE_v1, whole genome shotgun sequence encodes:
- the CA14 gene encoding carbonic anhydrase 14 isoform X4 encodes MLFSALLLEVIWILAADGGQHWTYEGPHGQDHWPASYPECGNNAQSPIDIQTDSVTFDPELPALQPHGYDQPGTEPLDLHNNGHTVQLSLPSTLYLGGLPRKYVAAQLHLHWGQKGSPEGSEHQINSEATVAELHIVHYDSDSYDSLSEAAERPQGLAVLGILIEVGETKNIAYEHILSHLHEVRHKDQKTSVPPFNLRELLPPQLGQYFRYNGSLTTPPCYQSVLWTVFYRRSQISMEQLEKLQGTLFSTEEGPSKLLVQNYRAPQPLNQRMVFASFIQGSLYTTGRRGWKTERVWSSPQHKPRLRPKFLLRYRGCG; translated from the exons GTCAACACTGGACATATGAGG GCCCACATGGTCAGGACCATTGGCCAGCCTCTTACCCTGAGTGTGGAAACAATGCCCAGTCGCCCATAGATATTCAGACAGACAGTGTGACATTTGATCCTGAGTTGCCTGCTCTGCAGCCCCACGGATATGACCAGCCTGGAACCGAGCCTTTGGACCTGCACAACAATGGCCACACAG TGCAACTCTCTCTGCCCTCTACCCTGTATCTGGGTGGACTTCCCCGAAAATACGTAGCTGCCCAGCTCCACCTGCACTGGGGTCAGAAAGGATCCCCAGAGGGGTCAGAACACCAGATCAACAGTGAAGCCACAGTTGCAGAG cTCCACATTGTACATTATGACTCTGATTCCTATGACAGCTTGAGTGAGGCTGCTGAGAGGCCTCAGGGCCTGGCTGTCCTGGGCATCCTAATTGAG gTGGGTGAGACTAAGAATATAGCTTATGAACACATTCTGAGTCACTTGCATGAAGTCAGGCATAAAG ATCAGAAGACCTCAGTGCCTCCCTTCAACCTAAGAGAGCTGCTCCCCCCACAGCTGGGGCAGTACTTCCGCTACAATGGCTCGCTCACAACTCCCCCTTGCTACCAGAGTGTGCTCTGGACAGTCTTCTATAGAAGGTCCCAGATTTCAATGGAACAG CTGGAAAAGCTTCAGGGGACATTGTTCTCCACAGAAGAAGGGCCCTCCAAGCTTCTGGTACAGAACTACCGagcccctcagcctctcaatcaGCGCATGGTCTTTGCTTCTTTTATCCAAG GATCTTTGTATACCACAG GAAGAAGAGGCTGGAAAACCGAAAGAGTGTGGTCTTCACCTCAGCACAAGCCACGACTGAGGCCTAAATTCCTTCTCAGATACCGTGGATGTGGATGA
- the CA14 gene encoding carbonic anhydrase 14 isoform X3, translating into MLFSALLLEVIWILAADGGQHWTYEGPHGQDHWPASYPECGNNAQSPIDIQTDSVTFDPELPALQPHGYDQPGTEPLDLHNNGHTVQLSLPSTLYLGGLPRKYVAAQLHLHWGQKGSPEGSEHQINSEATVAELHIVHYDSDSYDSLSEAAERPQGLAVLGILIEVGETKNIAYEHILSHLHEVRHKDQKTSVPPFNLRELLPPQLGQYFRYNGSLTTPPCYQSVLWTVFYRRSQISMEQLEKLQGTLFSTEEGPSKLLVQNYRAPQPLNQRMVFASFIQAGSLYTTGRRGWKTERVWSSPQHKPRLRPKFLLRYRGCG; encoded by the exons GTCAACACTGGACATATGAGG GCCCACATGGTCAGGACCATTGGCCAGCCTCTTACCCTGAGTGTGGAAACAATGCCCAGTCGCCCATAGATATTCAGACAGACAGTGTGACATTTGATCCTGAGTTGCCTGCTCTGCAGCCCCACGGATATGACCAGCCTGGAACCGAGCCTTTGGACCTGCACAACAATGGCCACACAG TGCAACTCTCTCTGCCCTCTACCCTGTATCTGGGTGGACTTCCCCGAAAATACGTAGCTGCCCAGCTCCACCTGCACTGGGGTCAGAAAGGATCCCCAGAGGGGTCAGAACACCAGATCAACAGTGAAGCCACAGTTGCAGAG cTCCACATTGTACATTATGACTCTGATTCCTATGACAGCTTGAGTGAGGCTGCTGAGAGGCCTCAGGGCCTGGCTGTCCTGGGCATCCTAATTGAG gTGGGTGAGACTAAGAATATAGCTTATGAACACATTCTGAGTCACTTGCATGAAGTCAGGCATAAAG ATCAGAAGACCTCAGTGCCTCCCTTCAACCTAAGAGAGCTGCTCCCCCCACAGCTGGGGCAGTACTTCCGCTACAATGGCTCGCTCACAACTCCCCCTTGCTACCAGAGTGTGCTCTGGACAGTCTTCTATAGAAGGTCCCAGATTTCAATGGAACAG CTGGAAAAGCTTCAGGGGACATTGTTCTCCACAGAAGAAGGGCCCTCCAAGCTTCTGGTACAGAACTACCGagcccctcagcctctcaatcaGCGCATGGTCTTTGCTTCTTTTATCCAAG CAGGATCTTTGTATACCACAG GAAGAAGAGGCTGGAAAACCGAAAGAGTGTGGTCTTCACCTCAGCACAAGCCACGACTGAGGCCTAAATTCCTTCTCAGATACCGTGGATGTGGATGA
- the CA14 gene encoding carbonic anhydrase 14 isoform X2: protein MLFSALLLEVIWILAADGGQHWTYEGPHGQDHWPASYPECGNNAQSPIDIQTDSVTFDPELPALQPHGYDQPGTEPLDLHNNGHTVQLSLPSTLYLGGLPRKYVAAQLHLHWGQKGSPEGSEHQINSEATVAELHIVHYDSDSYDSLSEAAERPQGLAVLGILIEVGETKNIAYEHILSHLHEVRHKDQKTSVPPFNLRELLPPQLGQYFRYNGSLTTPPCYQSVLWTVFYRRSQISMEQLEKLQGTLFSTEEGPSKLLVQNYRAPQPLNQRMVFASFIQGSLYTTGEMLSLGVGILVGCLCLLLAVYFIARKIRKKRLENRKSVVFTSAQATTEA from the exons GTCAACACTGGACATATGAGG GCCCACATGGTCAGGACCATTGGCCAGCCTCTTACCCTGAGTGTGGAAACAATGCCCAGTCGCCCATAGATATTCAGACAGACAGTGTGACATTTGATCCTGAGTTGCCTGCTCTGCAGCCCCACGGATATGACCAGCCTGGAACCGAGCCTTTGGACCTGCACAACAATGGCCACACAG TGCAACTCTCTCTGCCCTCTACCCTGTATCTGGGTGGACTTCCCCGAAAATACGTAGCTGCCCAGCTCCACCTGCACTGGGGTCAGAAAGGATCCCCAGAGGGGTCAGAACACCAGATCAACAGTGAAGCCACAGTTGCAGAG cTCCACATTGTACATTATGACTCTGATTCCTATGACAGCTTGAGTGAGGCTGCTGAGAGGCCTCAGGGCCTGGCTGTCCTGGGCATCCTAATTGAG gTGGGTGAGACTAAGAATATAGCTTATGAACACATTCTGAGTCACTTGCATGAAGTCAGGCATAAAG ATCAGAAGACCTCAGTGCCTCCCTTCAACCTAAGAGAGCTGCTCCCCCCACAGCTGGGGCAGTACTTCCGCTACAATGGCTCGCTCACAACTCCCCCTTGCTACCAGAGTGTGCTCTGGACAGTCTTCTATAGAAGGTCCCAGATTTCAATGGAACAG CTGGAAAAGCTTCAGGGGACATTGTTCTCCACAGAAGAAGGGCCCTCCAAGCTTCTGGTACAGAACTACCGagcccctcagcctctcaatcaGCGCATGGTCTTTGCTTCTTTTATCCAAG GATCTTTGTATACCACAG GTGAAATGCTGAGTCTAGGTGTAGGAATCTTGGTTGGCTGTCTCTGCCTTCTCCTGGCTGTTTATTTCATTGCTAGAAAGATTCG GAAGAAGAGGCTGGAAAACCGAAAGAGTGTGGTCTTCACCTCAGCACAAGCCACGACTGAGGCCTAA
- the CA14 gene encoding carbonic anhydrase 14 isoform X1, which yields MLFSALLLEVIWILAADGGQHWTYEGPHGQDHWPASYPECGNNAQSPIDIQTDSVTFDPELPALQPHGYDQPGTEPLDLHNNGHTVQLSLPSTLYLGGLPRKYVAAQLHLHWGQKGSPEGSEHQINSEATVAELHIVHYDSDSYDSLSEAAERPQGLAVLGILIEVGETKNIAYEHILSHLHEVRHKDQKTSVPPFNLRELLPPQLGQYFRYNGSLTTPPCYQSVLWTVFYRRSQISMEQLEKLQGTLFSTEEGPSKLLVQNYRAPQPLNQRMVFASFIQAGSLYTTGEMLSLGVGILVGCLCLLLAVYFIARKIRKKRLENRKSVVFTSAQATTEA from the exons GTCAACACTGGACATATGAGG GCCCACATGGTCAGGACCATTGGCCAGCCTCTTACCCTGAGTGTGGAAACAATGCCCAGTCGCCCATAGATATTCAGACAGACAGTGTGACATTTGATCCTGAGTTGCCTGCTCTGCAGCCCCACGGATATGACCAGCCTGGAACCGAGCCTTTGGACCTGCACAACAATGGCCACACAG TGCAACTCTCTCTGCCCTCTACCCTGTATCTGGGTGGACTTCCCCGAAAATACGTAGCTGCCCAGCTCCACCTGCACTGGGGTCAGAAAGGATCCCCAGAGGGGTCAGAACACCAGATCAACAGTGAAGCCACAGTTGCAGAG cTCCACATTGTACATTATGACTCTGATTCCTATGACAGCTTGAGTGAGGCTGCTGAGAGGCCTCAGGGCCTGGCTGTCCTGGGCATCCTAATTGAG gTGGGTGAGACTAAGAATATAGCTTATGAACACATTCTGAGTCACTTGCATGAAGTCAGGCATAAAG ATCAGAAGACCTCAGTGCCTCCCTTCAACCTAAGAGAGCTGCTCCCCCCACAGCTGGGGCAGTACTTCCGCTACAATGGCTCGCTCACAACTCCCCCTTGCTACCAGAGTGTGCTCTGGACAGTCTTCTATAGAAGGTCCCAGATTTCAATGGAACAG CTGGAAAAGCTTCAGGGGACATTGTTCTCCACAGAAGAAGGGCCCTCCAAGCTTCTGGTACAGAACTACCGagcccctcagcctctcaatcaGCGCATGGTCTTTGCTTCTTTTATCCAAG CAGGATCTTTGTATACCACAG GTGAAATGCTGAGTCTAGGTGTAGGAATCTTGGTTGGCTGTCTCTGCCTTCTCCTGGCTGTTTATTTCATTGCTAGAAAGATTCG GAAGAAGAGGCTGGAAAACCGAAAGAGTGTGGTCTTCACCTCAGCACAAGCCACGACTGAGGCCTAA
- the CA14 gene encoding carbonic anhydrase 14 isoform X5 — protein sequence MLFSALLLEVIWILAADGGQHWTYEVQLSLPSTLYLGGLPRKYVAAQLHLHWGQKGSPEGSEHQINSEATVAELHIVHYDSDSYDSLSEAAERPQGLAVLGILIEVGETKNIAYEHILSHLHEVRHKDQKTSVPPFNLRELLPPQLGQYFRYNGSLTTPPCYQSVLWTVFYRRSQISMEQLEKLQGTLFSTEEGPSKLLVQNYRAPQPLNQRMVFASFIQAGSLYTTGEMLSLGVGILVGCLCLLLAVYFIARKIRKKRLENRKSVVFTSAQATTEA from the exons GTCAACACTGGACATATGAGG TGCAACTCTCTCTGCCCTCTACCCTGTATCTGGGTGGACTTCCCCGAAAATACGTAGCTGCCCAGCTCCACCTGCACTGGGGTCAGAAAGGATCCCCAGAGGGGTCAGAACACCAGATCAACAGTGAAGCCACAGTTGCAGAG cTCCACATTGTACATTATGACTCTGATTCCTATGACAGCTTGAGTGAGGCTGCTGAGAGGCCTCAGGGCCTGGCTGTCCTGGGCATCCTAATTGAG gTGGGTGAGACTAAGAATATAGCTTATGAACACATTCTGAGTCACTTGCATGAAGTCAGGCATAAAG ATCAGAAGACCTCAGTGCCTCCCTTCAACCTAAGAGAGCTGCTCCCCCCACAGCTGGGGCAGTACTTCCGCTACAATGGCTCGCTCACAACTCCCCCTTGCTACCAGAGTGTGCTCTGGACAGTCTTCTATAGAAGGTCCCAGATTTCAATGGAACAG CTGGAAAAGCTTCAGGGGACATTGTTCTCCACAGAAGAAGGGCCCTCCAAGCTTCTGGTACAGAACTACCGagcccctcagcctctcaatcaGCGCATGGTCTTTGCTTCTTTTATCCAAG CAGGATCTTTGTATACCACAG GTGAAATGCTGAGTCTAGGTGTAGGAATCTTGGTTGGCTGTCTCTGCCTTCTCCTGGCTGTTTATTTCATTGCTAGAAAGATTCG GAAGAAGAGGCTGGAAAACCGAAAGAGTGTGGTCTTCACCTCAGCACAAGCCACGACTGAGGCCTAA